A region of Streptomyces paludis DNA encodes the following proteins:
- a CDS encoding MBL fold metallo-hydrolase — protein MDVHWEEHGWEELAPGVGRRRLPRWDATVGVVAGEDGVLLFDTGSSVREGAELHAQVRSLLGGRRVTHVALSHLHFDHVLGTAAFAGAAVYGPSGMPELLAGGADELYEDAVREGAEPAESAAAVQLLEPPARVVAGELTLDLGGRRVLLANAGPGHTGHDLAMLAPGYPGVVFCGDLVEESGEPQAGPDADPAGWPAALDRLLALGGSDALYVPGHGEVVDAVFVRAQRDALAARFGVS, from the coding sequence ATGGACGTCCATTGGGAAGAGCACGGGTGGGAAGAGCTGGCTCCGGGGGTCGGGCGGCGGCGGCTGCCGCGCTGGGACGCGACGGTCGGTGTGGTGGCCGGGGAGGACGGGGTGCTGCTGTTCGACACGGGGTCGTCGGTCCGGGAGGGCGCCGAACTGCACGCGCAGGTACGGTCGCTGCTCGGCGGGCGGCGCGTGACACATGTCGCACTCAGCCATCTCCATTTCGATCATGTGCTGGGTACGGCGGCGTTCGCCGGGGCAGCGGTGTACGGCCCTTCGGGCATGCCGGAGCTGCTGGCCGGCGGCGCCGACGAGCTGTACGAGGACGCCGTACGGGAGGGCGCGGAGCCCGCGGAGTCGGCGGCGGCGGTGCAGCTGCTGGAGCCCCCCGCGCGCGTGGTGGCCGGGGAGCTGACGCTGGACCTGGGCGGCCGGCGGGTGCTGCTGGCGAACGCGGGGCCCGGGCACACCGGGCACGATCTGGCGATGCTGGCGCCGGGCTACCCGGGGGTCGTCTTCTGCGGCGATCTCGTCGAGGAGTCCGGGGAGCCGCAGGCGGGCCCGGACGCGGACCCGGCGGGCTGGCCGGCCGCCCTGGACCGGCTGCTGGCACTGGGCGGCTCGGACGCGCTGTACGTGCCGGGGCACGGGGAGGTGGTGGACGCGGTGTTCGTACGGGCGCAACGCGACGCGCTGGCCGCGCGGTTCGGCGTGTCGTAG
- the hrcA gene encoding heat-inducible transcriptional repressor HrcA, whose translation MLSERRLEVLRAIVQDYVGTEEPVGSKALTERHKLGVSPATVRNDMAVLEDEGFIAQPHTSAGRIPTDKGYRLFVDRLAGVKPLSLPERRAIQNLLDGAVDLDDVVGRTVRLLAQLTRQVAVVQYPSLTRSTVRHVELLALAPARLMLVLITDTGRVEQRMVDCPAPFGETSLADLRARLNSRIVGRRFADVPQLVQDLPDSFEQEDRGTVSTVLSILLETLVEETEERLMIGGTANITRFGHDFPLTIRPVLEALEEHVVLLKLLGEAADPGMTVRIGHENAHEGLNSTSVVAVGYGSGDEAVAKLGVVGPTRMDYPGTMGAVRAVARYVGQILAES comes from the coding sequence ATGCTCAGCGAACGCAGGCTTGAGGTGCTGCGCGCGATCGTCCAGGACTACGTCGGCACGGAGGAGCCCGTCGGCTCCAAGGCCCTCACCGAGCGGCACAAGCTGGGGGTCTCCCCGGCCACCGTCCGCAACGACATGGCGGTGCTGGAGGACGAGGGCTTCATCGCCCAGCCGCACACCAGCGCCGGACGCATCCCGACCGACAAGGGCTACCGGCTCTTCGTCGACCGGCTGGCCGGCGTCAAGCCCCTGTCGCTGCCCGAGCGCCGGGCCATCCAGAATCTTCTGGACGGCGCGGTCGACCTCGACGACGTCGTGGGCCGTACGGTACGGCTGCTGGCGCAGCTGACCCGGCAGGTCGCCGTCGTCCAGTACCCCTCGCTGACCCGGTCGACGGTGCGGCACGTGGAGCTGCTGGCTCTCGCGCCCGCCCGGCTGATGCTCGTCCTGATCACGGACACCGGCCGGGTCGAACAGCGTATGGTCGACTGCCCGGCGCCCTTCGGCGAGACCTCGCTCGCGGATCTGCGGGCCCGGCTCAACAGCCGGATCGTCGGACGCCGCTTCGCGGACGTCCCGCAGCTGGTGCAGGACCTGCCCGACTCGTTCGAGCAGGAGGACCGCGGGACCGTCTCCACGGTGCTGTCGATCCTGCTCGAAACCCTGGTCGAGGAGACCGAGGAGCGGCTGATGATCGGCGGCACCGCCAACATCACCCGCTTCGGACACGATTTCCCTCTGACCATCCGGCCGGTGCTGGAGGCACTGGAGGAGCATGTGGTGCTCCTCAAGCTGCTCGGTGAGGCCGCCGACCCGGGCATGACCGTACGTATCGGGCACGAGAACGCCCATGAGGGCCTCAACTCCACGTCCGTCGTCGCGGTCGGCTACGGTTCGGGCGACGAGGCAGTCGCAAAACTCGGCGTGGTCGGACCGACCCGCATGGACTACCCCGGAACGATGGGAGCGGTACGCGCAGTGGCACGTTACGTCGGACAGATCCTGGCGGAGTCGTAA
- a CDS encoding DUF3097 domain-containing protein produces the protein MRSYSPDLTPPWKKRATPAPEVPAEPDLVVEEVVTGFCGAVIRCEKTAEGPTVTLEDRFLKHRVFPLVPGGFLLEGRVVTLVRPTGQGTAAPARPARTASGSVAVPGARARVARAGRIYVEGRHDAELVEKVWGDDLRIEGVVVEYLGGIDDLPAVVTDFAPAPDARLGVLVDHLVPGSKESRIAAAVTGADVLVVGHPYIDVWEAVKPSSVGIPEWPRVPRGEDWKTGVCRALGWPENTGAAWQHILSKVRTYRDLEPALLGRVEELIDFVTAGSDA, from the coding sequence ATGCGCAGCTACAGCCCCGACCTGACCCCGCCGTGGAAGAAGCGGGCCACGCCCGCGCCGGAGGTCCCCGCCGAGCCCGATCTGGTGGTCGAGGAGGTGGTGACGGGCTTCTGCGGCGCGGTGATCCGCTGCGAGAAAACGGCGGAGGGCCCGACGGTGACTCTTGAGGACCGTTTCCTCAAACACCGGGTTTTCCCGCTGGTCCCGGGCGGCTTCCTGCTGGAGGGCCGGGTGGTGACCCTGGTCCGCCCGACGGGTCAGGGCACGGCCGCCCCTGCCCGGCCGGCCCGTACGGCGTCGGGATCGGTCGCGGTGCCCGGCGCCCGGGCCCGGGTCGCGCGGGCGGGCCGGATCTATGTGGAGGGCCGGCACGACGCCGAGCTGGTCGAGAAGGTCTGGGGCGACGATCTGCGTATCGAGGGCGTGGTCGTGGAGTACCTGGGCGGCATCGACGACCTCCCCGCCGTCGTCACCGACTTCGCCCCGGCCCCGGACGCCCGGCTGGGCGTCCTGGTCGACCACCTGGTCCCGGGCTCGAAGGAGTCCCGTATCGCGGCGGCGGTGACGGGCGCGGACGTCCTGGTGGTGGGCCACCCGTACATCGACGTCTGGGAAGCGGTGAAACCGTCCTCGGTGGGCATCCCGGAGTGGCCGCGGGTCCCTAGGGGCGAGGACTGGAAGACGGGCGTCTGCCGCGCCCTGGGCTGGCCGGAGAACACGGGGGCGGCCTGGCAGCACATCCTGTCGAAGGTGCGCACGTACCGGGACCTGGAGCCGGCGCTGCTGGGGCGGGTGGAGGAGCTGATCGACTTCGTCACGGCCGGCAGTGACGCCTGA
- the dnaJ gene encoding molecular chaperone DnaJ → MATDYYAVLGVRRDASQDEIKKAFRRLARELHPDVNPDPKTQERFKEINAAYEVLSDPQKKQVYDLGGDPLSASGGGGGAGGFGAGGFGNFSDIMDAFFGTASQRGPRSRTRRGQDAMIRLEIDLNEAAFGTTKDIQVDTAVVCTTCSGEGAAPGTSAQTCDMCRGRGEVSQVTRSFLGQVMTSRPCPQCQGFGTVVPTPCPECAGDGRIRSRRTLTVKIPAGVDNGTRIQLAGEGEVGPGGGPAGDLYVEIHELAHPMFQRRGDDLHCTVTVPMTAAALGTKCPLETLDGMEDIDVRPGTQSGQSIPLHGRGITHLRGGGRGDLIVHVEVMTPSKLDPEQERLLRELAKLRGEERPTGQFQPGQQGLFSRLKDAFNGR, encoded by the coding sequence GTGGCCACGGACTACTACGCCGTACTCGGCGTGCGCCGCGACGCTTCTCAGGACGAGATCAAGAAGGCATTCCGGCGGCTCGCCCGCGAGCTGCACCCGGATGTCAACCCCGATCCCAAGACGCAGGAACGCTTCAAGGAGATCAACGCCGCGTACGAGGTGTTGTCGGACCCGCAGAAGAAGCAGGTCTACGACCTCGGCGGCGACCCCCTCTCGGCGAGCGGCGGAGGCGGTGGCGCGGGCGGGTTCGGCGCGGGCGGCTTCGGCAACTTCTCCGACATCATGGACGCGTTCTTCGGTACGGCGTCGCAGCGCGGCCCGCGGTCGCGCACGCGGCGCGGCCAGGACGCCATGATCCGGCTGGAGATCGACCTCAACGAGGCGGCCTTCGGCACGACCAAGGACATCCAGGTCGACACGGCCGTCGTCTGCACGACGTGCTCCGGCGAGGGCGCCGCGCCCGGCACCTCCGCCCAGACCTGCGACATGTGCCGCGGCCGGGGCGAGGTCTCGCAGGTCACCCGGTCGTTCCTCGGCCAGGTCATGACCTCGCGGCCGTGCCCGCAGTGCCAGGGCTTCGGTACGGTCGTACCGACCCCGTGCCCCGAGTGCGCCGGCGACGGCCGTATCCGCTCGCGCCGTACGCTCACGGTCAAGATCCCGGCCGGTGTCGACAACGGCACCCGGATCCAGCTCGCGGGCGAGGGCGAGGTCGGCCCCGGCGGCGGCCCCGCCGGTGATCTCTACGTGGAGATCCACGAGTTGGCCCACCCGATGTTCCAGCGGCGCGGCGACGATCTGCACTGCACGGTCACGGTCCCCATGACGGCGGCGGCGCTGGGCACGAAGTGCCCGCTGGAGACGCTGGACGGCATGGAGGACATCGACGTCCGGCCGGGCACCCAGTCCGGCCAGTCGATCCCGCTGCACGGGCGCGGCATCACGCATCTGCGGGGCGGCGGCCGGGGCGACCTGATCGTGCACGTCGAGGTGATGACCCCGTCGAAGCTGGACCCGGAGCAGGAACGGCTGCTGCGGGAACTGGCGAAGCTGCGCGGCGAGGAACGGCCCACGGGCCAGTTCCAGCCTGGGCAGCAGGGGCTGTTCTCGCGTCTCAAGGATGCGTTCAACGGGCGTTAG